The Macadamia integrifolia cultivar HAES 741 unplaced genomic scaffold, SCU_Mint_v3 scaffold478, whole genome shotgun sequence genome includes a region encoding these proteins:
- the LOC122068889 gene encoding ATP synthase subunit a translates to MNIGNLYFSFTNPSLSMLLTLSLVLLLVHFVTKNGGGNSVPNAWQSLVELIHDFVPNPVNEQIGGLSGNVKQKFSPRISVTFTFSLFRNPQGMIPYSFTVTSHFLITLGLSFPIFIGITIVGFQRNGLHFLSFSLPAGVPLPLAPFLVLLELIPHCFRALSSGIRLFANMMAGHSSVKILSGSAWTMLCMNDILYFIGDPGPLFIVLALTGPELGVAISQAHVSTISICIYLNDATNLHQSG, encoded by the coding sequence ATGAATATAGGAAACTTGTATTTCTCATTCACAAATCCATCTTTGTCTATGCTGCTAACTCTCAGTTTGGTCCTACTTCTGGTTCATTTTGTTACTAAAAACGGAGGGGGAAACTCAGTACCAAATGCTTGGCAATCCTTGGTAGAGCTTATTCATGATTTCGTGCCGAACCCGGTAAACGAACAAATAGGTGGTCTTTCCGGAAATGTTAAACAAAAGTTTTCCCCTCGCATCTCGGTCACTTTTACTTTTTCGTTATTTCGTAATCCCCAGGGTATGATACCTTATAGCTTCACAGTTACAAGTCATTTTCTCATTACTTTGGGTCTCTCATTTCCGATTTTTATTGGCATTACTATTGTGGGATTTCAAAGAAATGGGCTTCATTTTTTAAGCTTCTCATTACCCGCAGGAGTCCCACTGCCGTTAGCACCTTTTTTAGTACTCCTTGAGCTAATCCCTCATTGTTTTCGCGCATTAAGCTCAGGAATACGTTTATTTGCTAATATGATGGCCGGTCATAGTTCAGTAAAGATTTTAAGTGGGTCCGCTTGGACTATGCTATGTATGAatgatattttatatttcataggAGATCCTGGTCCTTTATTTATAGTTCTTGCATTAACCGGTCCGGAATTAGGTGTAGCTATATCACAAGCTCATGTTTCTACGATCTCAATCTGTATTTACTTGAATGATGCTACAAATCTCCATCAAAGTGGTTAA
- the LOC122068899 gene encoding NADH-ubiquinone oxidoreductase chain 2-like has translation MFNLFLAVSPEIFIINATFILLIHGVVFSTSKKDDYPPLVSNVGWLGLLSVLITLLLLAAGAPLLTIAHLFRNNLFRRDNSTYFCQILLLLSTAGTISMCFDSSEQERFDASESIVLIPLPTRSMLFMISAHDSIAMYLAIEPQSLCFYVIAASKRKSEFSTEAGSKYLILGAFPSGILLFGYDRTTTDI, from the exons ATGTTCAATCTTTTTTTAGCGGTTTCCCCAGAGATATTTATCATTAACGCAACCTTCATTTTGCTCATTCATGGAGTTGTATTTAGTACCTCTAAGAAAGATGATTATCCACCGTTAGTCAGTAATGTGGGTTGGCTTGGATTACTTAGTGT TCTAATAACCTTGCTTCTGCTCGCCGCTGGCGCACCTCTCCTAACTATTGCCCATTTATTCCGGAATAATCTTTTTAGGAGGGACAATTCTACATATTTCTGCCAAATCCTTCTATTATTAAGTACGGCTGGTACCATTTCGATGTGTTTCGATTCTTCCGAACAAGAGAGGTTTGATGCTTCTGAATCCATTGTATTAATTCCACTTCCTACTCGCAGTATGCTCTTTATGATCTCGGCTCATGATTCAATTGCCATGTATTTAGCTATTGAGCCTCAAAGTTTATGTTTTTATGTGATCGCAGCATCAAAAAGAAAGTCTGAATTTTCCACGGAAGCCGGCTCGAAATATTTGATCTTAGGTGCATTTCCCTCTGGAATATTATTGTTCGGGTACGACCGGACAACTACCGATATCtaa
- the LOC122068898 gene encoding LOW QUALITY PROTEIN: ribosomal protein S4, mitochondrial (The sequence of the model RefSeq protein was modified relative to this genomic sequence to represent the inferred CDS: inserted 1 base in 1 codon), producing MWRKRLKKRDMXLPALRFKTCRLLPGNVRNRELTIIQRRILRRLRSKKRSINRKIYPRENLNSYIQSQTTRKLPLFHGDLPITEMHRGTERTSYIPFPLNPETRSDVIPVRLHFRETIPQARQPISHRRVCVNNGMVSITYLKVSHGDLISFQENDARTRGEEIRRSFYIDISVEKIIGKFLDHPVRMWRRTKTEWFRLLKTKRGCRLLLKSRFLQQLRSSMQEEDLERTKKFGSEKVCLGSSFAEHNRMKRNLYHFKSLFLSKRRNEKNRNLPTRTRSPIVNNSSLYSNSTYCSGSPHQFTRKRRIKRIELPTHYSEVNHRTPKAVVSYGPNIGHIPHDIRLKDPNLPLRSGNGRGQNI from the exons ATGTGGCGAAAAagactgaaaaaacgagata CCTTGCCTGCATTAAGATTTAAAACTTGTCGTCTACTTCCAGGAAATGTTCGGAACAGAGAACTTACAATAATACAACGCCGCATTCTCCGAAGATTGAGGAGCAAGAAGAGATCTATTAATAGAAAGATTTATCCGAGAGAAAATCTTAACAGTTACATCCAATCACAAACTACACGAAAGTTGCCCCTTTTTCATGGGGATTTACCCATCACAGAGATGCACAGAGGAACAGAACGAACTTCATATATCCCTTTTCCACTCAATCCAGAAACAAGATCGGACGTTATTCCGGTTCGTCTCCATTTTCGTGAAACTATTCCTCAAGCAAGGCAGCCGATAAGTCATCGAAGGGTTTGTGTGAATAATGGAATGGTAAGCATTACTTATTTGAAAGTGTCCCACGGTGATCTAATATCTTTTCAAGAAAATGACGCGAGAACCCGCGGTGAAGAAATAAGGAGATCTTTCTATATCGACATATCAGTTGAAAAAATCATAGGCAAATTCCTGGATCACCCGGTAAGAATGTGGAGAAGAACCAAAACAGAATGGTTCCGCCTACTCAAAACTAAGAGGGGGTGCCGCCTACTACTAAAATCCCGGTTTTTGCAACAGTTGCGTTCTTCTATGCAAGAAGAAGACTTAGAAAGAACAAAGAAGTTTGGATCCGAAAAAGTATGCTTAGGCAGTTCCTTCGCTGAGCACAACAGaatgaagaggaatttgtaTCATTTCAAATCCCTATTCTTATCGAAGAGAAGGAACGAGAAAAACCGAAATCTTCCTACTCGAACAAGAAGTCCTATAGTTAACAACTCTTCTTTATATAGTAATTCGACCTATTGCTCCGGATCCCCCCATCAGTTTACtaggaagagaagaatcaaaaggATCGAACTACCTACTCATTATTCGGAAGTGAATCATAGAACACCAAAAGCTGTGGTATCTTATGGACCTAACATAGGTCACATCCCTCACGACATAAGATTGAAAGATCCAAACCTTCCTCTTCGGAGCGGAAACGGACGTGGCCAAAACATATAA